From Balneola vulgaris DSM 17893:
CCCCGTCCTTTCGGTACTCTTAATAATGATCACATGGAAATTATTCCACTTACCAATGAATCGGGCTATACCTTAAGAACGATGGATTATTATAAGGATGATCGAACCAAAGTAGAGGAAACAGTTACAAAAGTTTGGATAAAAACTACCGATGGTTGGAAAATAAAACATCTCCATTCAACGGTTAAGGAAATACCTAGAACAAAAGATTAAGGGGTATCTAAAAGGTCTAAAAACCAAAAGCCCATTTTCTGCTCATCGGTTTCGTTCGATAATTTGCACTCATCATCTTGCTGTTGAGGTGCTTTATACGACTTAAATACGACCTCTCCTTTTTCGAACGGAATCTCTTTTGTGAAGATAGGCCCATCATATACAAAAGTGTGAAACTCTCCATTTTCGCCACATGGGTCTACATTATCAGGTAAGCTTTCTATGAAATCATCATCCAATTCTCGCCCAACAAATGATTCATCTAGCAATTCCGATTTCACACATACAACTACGGCTTTAAATCCTTCCTCAATAAAAGCTCTCATTAGTTCTGTGGTGTTATGTCCCCACAACGGGAATATCGTTTCAATATCAGACTTCGAAAAATGATTTTCTCGATAGCTTCTT
This genomic window contains:
- a CDS encoding diphthine--ammonia ligase, giving the protein MPKFMPKPSFFNWSGGKDSAMALHKMLQDPQFNIEALLTNVNSDTDRISMHGVRRSLLQKQAESIQIPLHTIELNSSPSLKEYEAVVDEKLLGLKKEGLDTAVFGDIFLEDLRSYRENHFSKSDIETIFPLWGHNTTELMRAFIEEGFKAVVVCVKSELLDESFVGRELDDDFIESLPDNVDPCGENGEFHTFVYDGPIFTKEIPFEKGEVVFKSYKAPQQQDDECKLSNETDEQKMGFWFLDLLDTP